Proteins encoded by one window of Spirochaetota bacterium:
- a CDS encoding chemotaxis protein CheW, with product MREVLHINLSGMDYGVWADEVVFTKDKHALHHLPLVQSYVSGISLINDHVVTLADLSACIGLSPLNSREGFVLILSEEENIAGFATEGRIGHYKIADEEIFSLPDYLQTSIIDKCILHNHKPIPIINIPALYELVQKDSFKPGDFEFLDAEAKHMDISSINGFRLIEDSGELFAFPDVNVLEMMALPKNVSPVSSIPKYIKGIAFHKSNILPIVSLSQRMNLMDKYTEEEMLVVDIEGSSYGFLIDRLISHHNGNGHIHILPPLVQSSWMNNATMYNSDIIPIVDPIAMITIRSDDKDETPLYLRYNPNSEFESIFGVEEVEVIEFSLLGARYALPKSEVIDSLSFKSYRRVPNVKSIVVGVAEYEEKLLPVLDLALCFGRHSPVSEDWKMILVENGDFKALVITEHIYKERLVSVATQHSLPIMLPHRLVYGCYTDEETNTVKLILNVEVMAVHFDETAVKEYFYQISREIESSLGMTSSSPKDDDEIAVPIKIIGVEDDYVEELGPSVESTVVHNEEELSATMDGVVVEDKEELASQVDSTLVDGDELSASSATIAIDDEEELSATMDDVVVENKEELASQVVSTQVDEDELSASSTTISIDDEEELTATMDGVVVEDKEELASQVDSTLVDEDELSASSATIAIDDEEELTATMDDVVVENKEELASQVDSTLVDEDELSASSTTIAIDDEEEFTTPTKTIEVEDESEEGEYVLPEFSSIEEEVNDDETMIEDEKSQREISESLDSIGKEDNNSKESNSTATEIIDISREPLQGPIETDTSQRRKKKYTFAAVAAIIIIAVYTLIAYISNNYDRIDGEKSFDTIHRGESDFTDSKKPEPTLEEHASVSDTQANIQTSQTQKTLSDSDSPSGYVVYEVIRGDTLYEITEKFTGYGFDYHQVAKENNIKNPDLIFPRQKIKYNQKLIKKDDYKPSQ from the coding sequence ATGAGAGAAGTATTACATATCAATCTCAGTGGAATGGATTATGGGGTTTGGGCAGACGAAGTCGTATTTACTAAGGATAAACATGCGTTACACCATTTGCCGCTTGTACAGAGTTATGTTTCCGGGATTTCCCTCATAAACGACCATGTTGTAACGTTAGCCGACCTATCTGCTTGCATCGGCTTATCCCCTTTGAATAGCAGAGAAGGATTTGTTTTAATCCTTTCTGAAGAAGAGAATATTGCTGGCTTTGCCACAGAGGGTAGGATAGGGCATTACAAGATAGCGGATGAAGAAATATTCTCCCTACCCGATTACCTGCAAACATCTATTATTGATAAATGCATATTGCATAATCATAAACCTATTCCTATTATTAACATCCCAGCTCTTTATGAGCTTGTACAAAAGGATAGTTTTAAGCCTGGTGATTTTGAGTTTCTTGATGCTGAAGCAAAACATATGGACATATCTTCAATCAATGGATTTAGATTGATTGAGGATAGCGGAGAGTTATTCGCTTTTCCTGATGTTAATGTACTTGAAATGATGGCTCTGCCAAAGAATGTGTCTCCAGTTTCCTCAATTCCGAAATATATTAAAGGAATTGCATTTCATAAATCCAATATCCTTCCTATTGTTAGTCTTTCTCAACGGATGAATTTAATGGATAAGTATACTGAAGAGGAGATGCTGGTTGTAGATATTGAGGGTAGTAGTTATGGTTTTTTAATAGATAGATTGATCAGCCATCATAATGGCAATGGCCATATACACATTCTTCCACCGCTTGTGCAATCAAGCTGGATGAATAACGCAACAATGTACAATAGCGATATAATTCCTATTGTTGATCCTATTGCAATGATCACAATACGTTCAGATGATAAAGACGAGACGCCACTATATTTACGATATAATCCAAACAGTGAGTTTGAGTCTATATTTGGTGTGGAGGAAGTAGAGGTTATCGAATTTTCCCTCCTTGGTGCACGTTACGCATTGCCAAAATCTGAAGTTATTGATTCTTTGAGTTTCAAGTCCTATCGAAGAGTACCGAATGTCAAGTCTATTGTAGTTGGAGTTGCGGAATATGAAGAGAAACTTTTGCCAGTGCTAGATCTTGCTCTATGTTTTGGCAGGCATTCGCCTGTATCAGAAGATTGGAAAATGATACTTGTAGAGAATGGAGACTTTAAAGCATTGGTCATTACAGAGCATATATACAAAGAACGATTGGTATCAGTTGCTACACAGCATAGTTTACCCATCATGTTACCTCACAGGTTGGTATATGGATGTTATACTGATGAAGAAACAAATACAGTGAAATTGATATTGAATGTTGAGGTTATGGCTGTTCATTTCGATGAGACTGCTGTGAAGGAATATTTTTATCAGATATCACGAGAGATAGAATCCTCGTTAGGTATGACATCATCTTCCCCTAAGGATGATGATGAGATTGCAGTTCCCATAAAAATTATCGGAGTAGAGGATGACTATGTTGAGGAGCTTGGACCTTCAGTTGAGAGTACAGTCGTCCATAACGAAGAGGAGTTGAGTGCCACTATGGACGGTGTGGTGGTCGAGGATAAGGAGGAGCTTGCTTCCCAAGTAGATAGCACACTAGTGGATGGGGATGAACTTAGCGCTTCGTCAGCGACTATTGCCATTGATGATGAAGAGGAATTGAGTGCTACTATGGATGATGTGGTAGTTGAGAACAAAGAGGAGCTTGCTTCCCAAGTTGTTAGCACACAAGTGGATGAGGATGAACTTAGCGCTTCTTCGACGACTATTTCTATTGATGATGAGGAGGAGTTGACTGCTACTATGGACGGTGTGGTGGTCGAGGATAAAGAGGAGCTTGCTTCCCAAGTTGATAGCACACTAGTGGATGAGGATGAACTTAGCGCTTCTTCAGCGACTATTGCCATTGATGATGAGGAGGAGTTGACTGCTACTATGGATGATGTGGTAGTTGAGAATAAAGAGGAGCTTGCTTCCCAAGTTGATAGCACACTAGTGGATGAGGATGAACTTAGCGCTTCTTCGACGACTATTGCTATTGATGATGAAGAGGAATTTACCACTCCGACTAAGACTATTGAAGTAGAGGATGAATCGGAAGAGGGCGAGTATGTATTACCAGAGTTTTCATCAATAGAGGAAGAGGTTAATGATGATGAGACAATGATTGAAGATGAGAAGAGTCAGAGAGAGATATCCGAGTCATTGGATTCAATTGGAAAAGAGGATAATAATAGTAAAGAATCAAATAGTACTGCAACAGAAATAATAGATATTAGCAGAGAACCTTTACAGGGGCCTATAGAGACTGATACATCACAGAGGAGAAAGAAGAAATATACATTTGCGGCTGTTGCTGCTATCATAATTATAGCAGTATATACATTAATTGCATATATATCGAACAATTATGATAGGATAGATGGAGAAAAATCTTTTGACACTATCCATCGAGGTGAATCTGATTTTACTGATTCGAAAAAGCCTGAACCGACTCTCGAAGAACATGCATCGGTGTCAGATACTCAAGCAAACATTCAAACATCTCAAACTCAAAAAACTCTTTCTGATTCGGATAGTCCTTCTGGATATGTAGTATATGAGGTGATCAGAGGCGACACACTTTATGAGATCACTGAGAAATTTACTGGTTATGGATTTGACTATCATCAAGTGGCTAAGGAGAATAATATTAAAAATCCGGATTTAATTTTTCCCAGGCAGAAGATTAAATATAACCAAAAGCTCATAAAAAAAGATGATTACAAACCCAGCCAGTAA